The Meiothermus cerbereus DSM 11376 genome includes a region encoding these proteins:
- the msrA gene encoding peptide-methionine (S)-S-oxide reductase MsrA has product MGQNLEVATLGGGCFWCLEAIYDELEGVVEVVSGYSGGHLPNPTYEQVCSKQTGHAEVVQVTFDPGVISYREVLEIFFAIHDPTTPNRQGNDVGPQYRSVIFYHSPEQKAQAQEVMQNLNQAGLWQNPIVTELVAFEKFYPAEDYHQKYFRRNPYQPYCAFVVGPKVAKFRKQYLNRLKKRAATN; this is encoded by the coding sequence ATGGGTCAAAACCTCGAGGTCGCCACCCTGGGCGGTGGATGTTTTTGGTGTTTGGAAGCCATCTACGACGAACTAGAGGGCGTGGTGGAGGTGGTTTCGGGCTACTCCGGGGGGCATCTGCCCAACCCCACCTACGAGCAGGTGTGCAGCAAGCAGACCGGCCACGCTGAGGTGGTGCAGGTGACGTTCGACCCGGGTGTAATTTCTTACCGAGAAGTCCTGGAAATCTTCTTTGCCATTCACGACCCCACCACGCCCAACCGGCAGGGCAACGATGTGGGGCCACAGTACCGCTCGGTCATTTTTTACCACTCCCCAGAGCAAAAAGCGCAGGCCCAGGAAGTAATGCAAAACCTGAACCAGGCCGGGCTCTGGCAGAACCCCATCGTGACCGAGCTGGTGGCCTTCGAGAAGTTCTACCCCGCCGAGGACTACCACCAGAAATACTTCCGGCGCAACCCCTACCAACCCTACTGCGCGTTTGTGGTGGGCCCCAAGGTGGCCAAGTTTCGCAAGCAGTATCTCAACCGCCTGAAAAA
- the pfkA gene encoding 6-phosphofructokinase, with protein sequence MKRIAVFTSGGDAPGMNAAIRAVVRSGWANGLEVIGIRGGYQGMIEGDFVLMGPRDVANTLQRGGTILLTARSKEFMTPEGRARAAENLKKAGIDGVIAIGGNGTYTGAAKLLAEHHIPIVGAPGTIDNDLYGTDYTIGFDTAVNTALDAIDRIRDTAASHSRVFFIEVMGRHAGFIALEVGIAGGAEVVVIPEIPTDAQACAEVINKSAEKGKRSSIVVVAEGGYEGGAEQLAKDVQQYSGFEGRVTVLGHIQRGGSPTARDRVLASRLGAACVEALLSGASGVAIGEVNDEIRLTPFKEAIEKRKDINRKKYELAKVLSL encoded by the coding sequence ATGAAGCGAATAGCTGTTTTTACCAGTGGGGGAGACGCACCCGGCATGAACGCGGCCATCCGGGCGGTAGTGCGCTCGGGCTGGGCCAATGGTCTGGAAGTTATCGGTATCCGGGGGGGTTACCAGGGCATGATTGAGGGCGATTTCGTGCTGATGGGGCCGCGTGATGTGGCCAATACTTTGCAGCGGGGCGGTACCATCTTGCTCACGGCCCGAAGCAAAGAGTTCATGACCCCCGAAGGCCGAGCCAGGGCCGCCGAAAACCTGAAAAAAGCAGGCATAGATGGGGTAATAGCCATTGGTGGCAACGGAACCTATACCGGAGCAGCAAAGCTGCTTGCGGAGCACCACATCCCGATTGTGGGTGCGCCCGGCACTATAGACAACGACCTCTACGGCACCGACTACACCATAGGCTTCGACACCGCCGTCAATACAGCCCTGGACGCTATTGACCGTATCCGCGATACTGCCGCGAGCCACTCGAGGGTCTTTTTTATCGAAGTGATGGGCCGCCACGCCGGCTTCATTGCGCTCGAGGTCGGTATTGCGGGGGGGGCCGAGGTGGTTGTGATTCCCGAAATTCCCACCGATGCCCAGGCCTGCGCTGAGGTGATTAACAAATCGGCGGAGAAGGGCAAGCGCTCTTCCATTGTGGTGGTGGCCGAAGGAGGCTACGAGGGCGGCGCCGAGCAGCTCGCCAAGGATGTGCAACAGTACTCCGGTTTCGAGGGCCGGGTTACGGTTCTGGGCCACATCCAGCGTGGAGGCAGCCCCACTGCCAGAGACCGGGTGCTGGCAAGCCGCCTGGGGGCCGCTTGCGTGGAGGCCCTGCTGAGCGGGGCCAGCGGGGTTGCGATAGGCGAAGTCAACGACGAAATTCGCCTTACGCCCTTCAAAGAAGCCATCGAAAAACGCAAGGACATTAACCGCAAAAAGTACGAACTCGCCAAAGTGCTGTCTTTGTGA